Part of the Nostoc sp. ATCC 53789 genome, TGGCAGAACGGATTTTAATTCCGATGTTGGATATTCTGCAATCGATTCCAGTATTGTCTTTTTTACCAGGTGTGGTACTAGCTTTGATTTCCCTGTTTCCGGGTCAGAGAATTGGTGTAGAACTAGCAGCAATTTTGCTAATTTTTACTGGTATGACTTGGAATATGACTTTTAGTTTTTACCAATCTCTTCAAAGTATTCCGCGAGAATTATTAGAAGCATCAAGGGTTTATCGGCTTAATCCTTGGCAACGCTTTTGGACATTAGAGTTACCATCTGGTGTGATTGGTTTGGTATGGAATAGTGTAATGTCGGTGGCTGGAGGTTGGTTTTTTTTAATTGCCATTGAGTCATTTACTTTGGGGAATCAAGATTTTCGTTTACCAGGATTAGGCTCTTTTTTAGGCACAGCAGCCAACAAAGGAGACTTTAAAGCGATATTTTGGGGCTTGGGGTTACTGATTGCGATCATTGTGGCAACTGATTTTTTTGTGTGGCGGCCACTGATTGCTTGGGCAGAAAGATTTAAGTTAGAGATGATTGAAACTGAAAATGCACCCCAATCTTGGATATTGGATACTTTCAGGCGATCGCCTACTTTACGCGCAATTAGCGATCGCGTTTTTCAGCCATTACAAACAGCCTTAGACGACAGTTTAATTCGGTCGTTTCCCGTGCGTTCAGTACCTATAAATGCCAAAGGCAACCTCAACTTGCCGAGTTTTTTAAATTGGATATTTGTTAGTGGCTTCAGCTTAATTATCCTGTGGGGTACTTGGGAAGCCGTGCTACTATTACGGACTCTAGCTTGGGATGATTGGCAACAGGTAATAAAGGGCGCTATGTTAACGGCATTGCGAGTGATAATTGCTTTGATATTATCATTGTTGTGGACTGTACCCGTGGGAGTTGCAATTGGTCGCAATCGACGGTTGGCTCAAGTATTGCAACCATTGGTACAAATCGCCGCTTCTGTGCCAGCAACAGCCTTATTTCCAGTGCTACTGCTAGGTTTAACCCGCATCGCTGGCGGTTTGCAGATTGGTGCGATCGCTCTGATGATGCTAGGGACAATGTGGTATATCCTGTTTAATGTCATTGCTGGGGCACAGTCGATTCCCTCAGACCTGATCGAAGCAGCTTCGGTGTATAAACTCTCACGTTTGCAACGTTGGCGAACCTTAATTTTACCTGCAATTTTCCCCTACCTAATTACAGGAATTATTAGCGCCGTTGGTGGCGCTTGGAATGCCAGTATCGTCAGTGAGTATGTTACATTTCAAGGGCGAGTAATTAGTACTTCTGGATTAGGGGCAACAATTTCTCACGCCACAGCGACAGGCAATTTCTCACTATTATTAGCTTCGACAGTGATTATGTCTCTATTAGTGGTGTTGACCAATCGTTTAGTTTGGCGACCTCTTTACAATTTAGCTCAAGAGAAATATCAATTATTGGTTTAAAGGTTTGTAGTCAGGGCTTCAGCCCTAGAGTTAGGGTGGAACGGGAATCAAAGCCCCCCTTTTTAAGGCAATACGGTTCAGTTAAGGCTAAAGCTCTTTGTCAAAGTCAATTTTTTTAACGAACCGCCATCGCGCAGCGTCTCGTTAGAGAAGGACGCATAGACACGAAGTGGCTACTCTTCGAGAACGCCAAGGGCGAACCCGCAGGGTAGGACGCAAAGAGAAGAAAGAAATGCTTAACTGAACTGTATTGCTTTTTAAGGGGGATTTAGAGGGATCTAGAACTTTTGATACCGATAAGAGGATTTTTAAAACATCCTCTCAGAGCAAGCCTCTTCTTTTTAGCTGAAAAACACTTAATTCACATAATCGAATTAAATCAAACTCTGTGGGATTGGCAACATGAGCGCCCCACTTATGCAAGTTAAATGTGGAAAAGCTTACATTTACTTCACTGGGATAATTTCAAACTCGAAAGTACTTATCAAACGGTCATCAATATAGACTTCTATTCTATGCTTACCAACCGGATCGCCAGGAGTAATCGTCCAAAAATTCTCAATTACACCCTCTGGAGCCGACTGTGTACGCCGTGTCACAGATGTCATTCCGTCTGGTGACATTGAGAAGTCTTCACCGCTATCTGTACCCCAAGTTTCTGGAGGTTTTGGTAAACGCAACACTTCGCGCCATTTTACTTCACCTTGGTAGTCTTTGAGTTTAATCCGCCACCCGTAGGCGTTTCCCTGCTGAAGTGGCACTCTTGTTGTCTGAAAAATGGTAACGTTACCTTTGGAGTCAACTCTCTTTAGCCCAAACTCAGCGTTACTGACAGTAATCTTTTTCAGACTTGTTGGTGTAGGAAATGGTTTGGCATTTTGTGCTACACCAGAGGTAGCGGCGATTGGCTCAGAACATATAACCCCAGATATTAGCCAAGAGGAAGCTAGCACAGCAGTAGCAGCCAAAATTCTCATTAGTATCTTCCTGTCAGACTTTTGGTACTTATTCAATTAATCTGACACGTTTTCCGGGCTATGGTTGCTGATAATTTGACAAAGGTGAAATTGCTCTTAGCTATCTGGCAAATTTAATCGATAAGTAGTCGGACAAAAATATTTATAGTCATTGTGAGCCTTCGCTTCTCTTTGCAATGACATTGGGGAATTAATTCTGTCTGACTACTTAGCTGATGCGATTTAACACTTCCACGGCTAAAATCCAATGGGATTTTTGCTTTACATCTTGTCTCTTCAGTCAAGGCTTAACTTTTCAAATTAACCTTCCCCTCAAATTTTGGCGCATCTTGATGAGATAAAAATCTTTCACTAGTGTGATAACTTCTTCGCCATTTTTCGAGCTGATCTATAGATATTGATTTAGATGTGACGTTCACACCATTTCCTCGCCAAGCAACTTCTGGATCTGTTGTGAAAACCCCACACTCTAATTGTTCTAGCCTCATATTCCAATATTCACTAAATCGGCCTTTTAAAGTAATAACTTGCTCAAATACCTTATTTCTGTGTTTATTTCTTCTTTTTCTTTCTGTAGCTCCTGTTGCTTCGGTATCAATAAACTTAGTTTCAATTAAATACAGGCTACCTTTAAAAGTCAGGTAGACAAAATCACACTTTCCTAAATCTGTATAATCTGAAATTGGAGATTTTTCAAATAACAGCAATTCAGCGCACGAGGGAAACAACTCTTTAATATTCAGAAATAAATAAGCTTGCAGTAGAAGTTCCTTATCATAAGGAAATAAGATTACTCCTTCAAAAAACTTTTGAATGTCCTCGTGAGTTTGGGGTTGAATCCTTTTACAGTACGAAACAAATTTATGTAGCTCATTTACACTCATCAAGTTTTAACTCCTTCCCCCGGTCGCAGCCTTAAGGGTATTAGCATAAAAAGATACCACTCCCTCAAGGAAATTATCATCCGCATAAGTAACTAAAAAAACGCTTTTAACCCTGAATACTTAAGGCAATTTACTGTTGACAGTTTAATAAAACTAATTTTTCAGGTGTTTTTCAGTATTAGTAGATTTTTCACTTCTGGTATTAGCTACCAGTGAGCGATTTGATATGAGCAGGAAAACTAGCATTTTGCAAAGCTTGGACGGTTATTCTGGAATCTTGTACGGAAAATTGCCAACCCAAGCGAACAAGTTTCCGAGATTTTTCAGTTTGGATAATTCCAATAACTGGCATTTTTGCCTTTTCTTTATCTACTGAATGTTCTTGCAAAATTGTTTTCAAGAGGTGTAGTTTTTCCATATCACCTGCTTGCTGGGGATTTAACTCTACCATTACCATTTGTACTGTTTCCACTGGCTCTGCATCTTCAACAATAAATTGAGTTTGCTCGTCGCGTCGGTCTACTTTCCCCCAAATAATCAATCTTGTGTCAACTTGAAGTAAGGAACTAATGCGTTCATAAGTTTTAGGAAAAACTACAGCTTCTGATTGTGTGGTTAGGTCTTCTATTTGCAAAATTGCCATCTGATCGCCTTTTTTTGTAACCACTTTTTTGACGTTATTTAACATCACAACTGCACAAAGCCTTGTGTCTTCCCTTTGCTCTCCCAATTGCGAAAGGTTAATTGGAGTTAAAAGTGGTGCTATTTGTCGTAAGGATTTCAGTGGATGATCTGATACATAAAAACCTAATAATTCTTTCTCCATCTGCAACTTTTTCTGTGGGGGTAAATCGGTCACAGGTTTAGATTTAGGAGCAGTTTCAAAGGCATTATTTGCTCTTTTATTTTGAGTAGAAGAAAATCCATCGCCTAATAAGTCAAAGAGATTCCCTTGTCCACTGGCTCTGTCTTTGGCGCGAGATTGTGCCCAATCATACACTAATTCTGAGTCGTTAATTAACTGTTGGCGGTTGGATTCAATTTTGTCAAAGGCTCCACAGTAAATCAGCGATTCCAGAGTCCGACGGTTAACAGCACGTAAATCCACGCGATCGCAAAAATCAGCGAGAGATTTAAACTCTCCTGTCTCATTTCTCGCTTCTAAAATACAGGCGATCGCATTCTGTCCCACGTTACGCACCGCCGAAAAGCCAAACAGAATCTTTCCCAATGTCGGCGTAAAATCAACACCAGAACGATTAATGTCTGGCGGATCTATGGGAATACCCATGTTTGTACAGTTGGTAATATATCTCTGTACCTTATCGGTATCGCCACTGTTAGCCGTTAACAGGGCCGCCATATATTCTAATGGATAATTAGCTTTTAAATATGCTGTCTGATAAGTTACATAAGCATAGGCGGTCGAATGGGATTTATTGAAACAATTAGAAGCTATAAAGCCATTTTTGAGTGCAAAATTATGGTCACGCTCAACTCCAATGTCATAGACATTTTGTTTGCCTAAATATTTACGTGTGGCTATTTTGATCATCCTACCTTACCCCCGAAAAAAATTTGCGAAATTAATTAATTGATAAAATGATAAAAATTGTAGTCATAGTAATACTGGTGATATAAAATTATATCACTAGAAAACACTGCTATACTCTTACACAAAAGTAGACATATTAGGTAAACAGTTAATAGCCATGTAATTGCTGTTTTTAAAGCTTATAAACAGATTCCAATACATATTAATCCCCTTAATTCAAATGCTAGGAGAGTGGATGAAATCAGGGGAGCAAAGAAAGTTTTGCCTTCTACACCTCACCCCTGTACCTCTTTCCAATGCCGAATGTGTCAGTTAGTATCGTTGAGAAGCAACACGGTATTAAAGGGTGTGGGTAGGTGAAAGTGGCGCTGATCGTAATTTTGGCGGTAGCTCTGGGATTATTTATGATAGTCGAGATCGGACTGCGATCGCTCTTTGGCTTTGGTAATCCCCTAATTTACATTGGTGATGAGCAGATTGGCTATTTATTGGCTCCTAACCAGCGTACCCGTCGTTTTGGTAATCGCATTGAAATTAATGAGTATTCTATGCGAGGTAGTGCGATAAATAAAACACCCGCGCCTTCTACGCTGCGAGTTTTACTGTTAGGGGATTCTATTGCAAATGGTGGTTGGTGGACAGATCAGACTAATACCATATCGGCGATCATGATGCGTTCTTTAGCATCATCCACTCATCGTAATTATCAGGAAGTAGAAGTGCTGAATGCTTCAGCTAACTCTTGGGGGCCAAGGAACGAGTTAGCCTATTTAGAGAAGTTTAGCCATTTCAACGCGCAAGCAGTGGTGTTATTAATTAATACCGATGATTTGTTTGCTACTCCTCCCACTTCTTTACCGGTAGGACGCGATCGCAACTATCCCGATAGTAAACCTCCCCTAGCGTTAGCGGAAGTGTGGCAACGTTATATCGTCAAGCAGAAGCCAATTCCTGAAATGAAAGCGGTGCAAAATGAAGCAGGCGATCGCGTGGGGATTAATTTGGAAGCGATCGGCAAAATACAAGCCCTGACTCGCCAAAGCAACAGCCAATTTTTACTAGTTATGACTCCCTTACTGCGAGAAATTGCTGAACCAGGCCCCCGCGATTATGAAATTAAAGCCCGCCAACGCTTGAGCGATTTTACTAAAGCCCAGCAAATTAACTATGTAGACTTTTTACCGATATTCAATTCAACCAACAACCCGCAAGGTTTGTATCACGATCACATTCACCTCAATTTGCAAGGTAATAAAGTTGTCAGCGAAATTATGGAGCGATCGCTTTTAGAAATACTAAGGGAGATACCAATTACTCAGACCTACTAAAGTCGTCATTTCTACCAGAAAATATTCGTATTCAGTGATTTTCCACTCATGAAAATTAATTTATATAGCTTATTTCGTATTCATTATCTTAATATAATGGTAATTCTTATAGTTGAAATAATTATTAATTTAAATTAAATCAGACAATCTTATATAACTAGAATACTAGCCATCCAAATAATGCTCAACCTTAAATCTCAAAAAAATATATTGATTAAGTACAGTTGTTTATTATATTAGAAAATTAAATAATATGTTTAAAGATTACTTTTAGTAAATCTCCTTGTGTAAAAGGTTTAGTTAAATAGCCTGATGCTTTGACCATCTTAGCTTTAGCTCTATCTATAAATCCTACTTTTTCTGACACCATAATCACAGGTGTATTTTTAAAATTTGAGTGTTTACGCAGCAAAGAGCAGAGTTCATATCCGTCTAAATTAGGCATCGAAATATCCAATAAAATAATGTCGGGTTTTGTGTGAACAATCTGCATTAAAGCTTGTAAAGAATCGGTAACTCCCACAACACAAAAGGTTTGCTCATCTAAATAACTTTGAATAGTATTCAATACTGTAGGGCTGTCATCAATACAAAAGATGGTGTAAATTTTTTTGTCAACAGGAGGTTCGGTAGTTCGCTGACCCCTATGTTCATTAGTATTAATAGAGTAGACTGGTGGTCTATAGCCGTTTGTTCTAAAAGAGTTTGGTCTACTTTTGTTCTTAGGTTTTAGCTCATTGATTTTGAACAATTCTGAGGGGTGTGATTGAGAAGTTGGCGAAGTCTGACGATTGGCTGCTTCTCTAGGAGAGGCTACGCCAACGCTTTGGGGCGTTTGACATCGTTCAACCAGTAAGCGGAGATTCAGATGACAAAACTTTGGCATATCATCTAGAAAGCTTTCAGGAATAAATTCATAACTCCCCTCTTCTAAGTTCAGAAATGACTCCAGAACTTCTAGCGCCAACTGTTCTATCAGCATCGCCGCTTGAAAGGGACTGATATATTTCTGATTAACTAACCAACAAATAGCCAAATAATCTGGGTTCGGTATTGCCTGATTTTCAATCCCAGTTTCAAATATCGCCCGTAACTGTTCGTGAATTTCACGAGGGAGAGTAGAAATTTGCTGACTCAAACGTTGCAAATTTCTGTAAAGTGGCTCAAACATTTTCTCTGAGTAGCAGGCATAAATTAGTTTACCTTCATCTACATATATTGACCAAGAGCCTGATGTGCTAAATACCTGCAAACAACCAGTAACAGACTTACCAGTGATTTTTTTCAACAAAGATAAAGGCTGGAGCTTTTGAAAAAATCTGTATCTATTAATCGGAAGTGTCTTCATTGGGATAGCTCTGGAATAAAATTAACATTGCAGGCGAAATTAGTGAATTACCTTTTCGGAATTCACTGCGACTTGGTTGGAAGCACTATCAGATAAATATAGCGGTCACATTTGAGTTAGTACAGAGATTCCACACCCCCCAACTCTTAATTAACCAATCTCTGTTAAGCTAGAAAGCACGAATTACAACTAAACCAATCCATATTATTGCCCAATAGCAAAATGGCCCGACTGGTTGCCAGGATATAGTATTTCAAAAACTAGATTGGTTTTCTGTATCTTTTGCTAATCTAGCCAATCTAACAGTAACTCAAGTGCAACAGATAGACTA contains:
- a CDS encoding OB-fold nucleic acid binding domain-containing protein translates to MIKIATRKYLGKQNVYDIGVERDHNFALKNGFIASNCFNKSHSTAYAYVTYQTAYLKANYPLEYMAALLTANSGDTDKVQRYITNCTNMGIPIDPPDINRSGVDFTPTLGKILFGFSAVRNVGQNAIACILEARNETGEFKSLADFCDRVDLRAVNRRTLESLIYCGAFDKIESNRQQLINDSELVYDWAQSRAKDRASGQGNLFDLLGDGFSSTQNKRANNAFETAPKSKPVTDLPPQKKLQMEKELLGFYVSDHPLKSLRQIAPLLTPINLSQLGEQREDTRLCAVVMLNNVKKVVTKKGDQMAILQIEDLTTQSEAVVFPKTYERISSLLQVDTRLIIWGKVDRRDEQTQFIVEDAEPVETVQMVMVELNPQQAGDMEKLHLLKTILQEHSVDKEKAKMPVIGIIQTEKSRKLVRLGWQFSVQDSRITVQALQNASFPAHIKSLTGS
- a CDS encoding SGNH/GDSL hydrolase family protein; translation: MKVALIVILAVALGLFMIVEIGLRSLFGFGNPLIYIGDEQIGYLLAPNQRTRRFGNRIEINEYSMRGSAINKTPAPSTLRVLLLGDSIANGGWWTDQTNTISAIMMRSLASSTHRNYQEVEVLNASANSWGPRNELAYLEKFSHFNAQAVVLLINTDDLFATPPTSLPVGRDRNYPDSKPPLALAEVWQRYIVKQKPIPEMKAVQNEAGDRVGINLEAIGKIQALTRQSNSQFLLVMTPLLREIAEPGPRDYEIKARQRLSDFTKAQQINYVDFLPIFNSTNNPQGLYHDHIHLNLQGNKVVSEIMERSLLEILREIPITQTY
- a CDS encoding ABC transporter permease subunit; its protein translation is MTRPLTPANKTLGRSNWTWQDGLLILVILSFIVAIIRTASKFTGTFEPELTISTNINALPGYTAQTLIRMGLAYFLSLIFTLLYAYTAYRSRMAERILIPMLDILQSIPVLSFLPGVVLALISLFPGQRIGVELAAILLIFTGMTWNMTFSFYQSLQSIPRELLEASRVYRLNPWQRFWTLELPSGVIGLVWNSVMSVAGGWFFLIAIESFTLGNQDFRLPGLGSFLGTAANKGDFKAIFWGLGLLIAIIVATDFFVWRPLIAWAERFKLEMIETENAPQSWILDTFRRSPTLRAISDRVFQPLQTALDDSLIRSFPVRSVPINAKGNLNLPSFLNWIFVSGFSLIILWGTWEAVLLLRTLAWDDWQQVIKGAMLTALRVIIALILSLLWTVPVGVAIGRNRRLAQVLQPLVQIAASVPATALFPVLLLGLTRIAGGLQIGAIALMMLGTMWYILFNVIAGAQSIPSDLIEAASVYKLSRLQRWRTLILPAIFPYLITGIISAVGGAWNASIVSEYVTFQGRVISTSGLGATISHATATGNFSLLLASTVIMSLLVVLTNRLVWRPLYNLAQEKYQLLV
- a CDS encoding response regulator — its product is MKTLPINRYRFFQKLQPLSLLKKITGKSVTGCLQVFSTSGSWSIYVDEGKLIYACYSEKMFEPLYRNLQRLSQQISTLPREIHEQLRAIFETGIENQAIPNPDYLAICWLVNQKYISPFQAAMLIEQLALEVLESFLNLEEGSYEFIPESFLDDMPKFCHLNLRLLVERCQTPQSVGVASPREAANRQTSPTSQSHPSELFKINELKPKNKSRPNSFRTNGYRPPVYSINTNEHRGQRTTEPPVDKKIYTIFCIDDSPTVLNTIQSYLDEQTFCVVGVTDSLQALMQIVHTKPDIILLDISMPNLDGYELCSLLRKHSNFKNTPVIMVSEKVGFIDRAKAKMVKASGYLTKPFTQGDLLKVIFKHII